The DNA sequence TTGGATCCTCGATCAGATCAGCGTCGGCACCATTACTGACCGTGCTAGCATGATCGACGCACTCACTGACGCGGGATTCGAGATCCCCCGTGCCAGCAAGAATTACATCACCGCCAAAGACCCCGACACCGGCGAGCGCTGGCGTTTGAAAGGAGAGATTTTCCATGACGACTGGCAAGCCGAACCGCCTCGCCGAGAAATTGAACGCGGACCTGGAGACAGTACGCAGCGACCACGCCGCCTTGATGGCATCTCAACTGGAGAGCTTCAGGAGCGATTTCAGCAGCATTGCGACCAGCGCGCTGCATACAATCGAGACCGATATCAGGTTCTTTCTGAGCGACAGCAGGAGCGAGTTGGAAAGACGGAGCGAGACGATCAGGCGCTGGTTGACGATCTCACCCTGGGTGATCGTGGCGATGGTCTCATCCTGGATCGTGACAGTGCTGATCGCGAGTTGGTTTTGGACGGGTTTGACCACGCGCTCGGAGATGACGAGGCTTGGCCTGACACGGATCGAACAGGCTGGGCAGACATGGGTGACGCTGGACCCCGACCGGACCGAATTGAAGACCTGCACCATGGCCGGGACGCCGGTCATCTGTATCGAGATCAAGGAACCCTAGATGACACAGACCCTGACAGCATTGGAACGCGAATTGCTCGCATCCGTCGAGCGGTTGGTGACGGCCTGCGAGAGTTCAGCCAAGGAATTGCACGCCTTGGAGAAGCGCTCGACCAGCAGGATCGAAAGCAAGGTGAATGGCTTGGCGCATTGCGTGGCGCTATTGATGAAATCACATCTCACGTCCGTCACCACATTGGCCGACTTGCTGCGCGAGGAGCAGAATTACGAGACGCTTCGGGCGGGTTTAGAGACCAGCTGGAAACTAGCGAAAGACGCCGAGAAGCGGCTGAAAGAGAGTTAGACGCGAGAGATAGCCACCGCAGCGCCGGACATTCTCTTTGATCTTATTGCAATTTCTGACGTGGTTCGAAGGTCTTTAGCAGGAACCCTAAATTCGATCTTCAGCAAATGGCTTGTATGCGATTTCCTTGAGGAGTGCGCAGCGGAGAAACCAGTCATTCGCGAGCCTGAGAAGGATGGCCGTGTTGCGGGACCTTGCGGCCCTGCGCATGGATCGGTTCAACTGGTGCGAACGGCCGAGGCTGTGTAAAAACTCCGTTTTCTGATAGGTTGACTTCATGGGCTGGAGGTCGGGATGTCGGGTTTTATTGAAGGTGTCGAGCGCAATCAGATCACGCTGTTTCCGGAGCGGCTGGAGGACTGGATCTGCGAGGACAACCCTGTTCGTATCGTTGATGTCTTCGTGGACGCGTTGGATTTGGCCGAATGTGGATTTGAACGCACTTCTCCGGCACAGACTGGTCGGCCAGGTTAAGAACCAGCGGTTCTGTTGAAGTTGTTCATCTATGGCTATCTGAACCGCGTTCCTTCAAGTCGCCGCCTGGAGCGCGAGGCTGGTCGGAATGTCGAACTCATGTGGCTGACTGGTCGTTTGGCACCGGATCACAAGACGATTGCGGACTTCCGGCGGTTCAATGCTTCCGCCATCCGCAAGACTTGCGCGCGCTTCGTTGAGCTCTGCCGCCGTGTCGGTGTTTTAGGCGGTGGATGCGTTGCCATTGACGGCAGTAAGTTCAAAGCGGTGAACAACCGGGATCGCAACTTCACGTCTGGAAAGATCGCGTTGCGCATCAGTCATCTTGAAGAAAGCGTCTCCCGCTATCTTGACGAGATGGCCCGCGTCGACCGGCAGGAGGCGCAGGAAGCGCACATCGACAGGGTTACGCATCTGAAGGCGAAGCTCGACCGCGTCCGCGAGGAAGTGGATCGATTGTCAGGCATAGCGCGGCAGTTGAAAGATACGCCCGATGGCCAGATTTCGTTGACCGATCCGGACGCCCGCTCCATGGCAACCCGCGGTAAGGGAACCGGCCTCGTCGGATATAACGTCCAGACGGCAGTCGATACCGATACCCATCTTATTGTGGCGCATGAGGTCACGACGGTTGGAAACGACCGAGCCCAACTGGCCCCAATGGCACGGGCTGCAAAGGATGCGCTCAAGCTAGAGAAACTGGACGCCATTGCTGACCGGGGTTACTTTAGCGGGGTAGAAATACTCGCTTGTGACAAGGATAGCATCACCGCCACAGTGCCCAGACCTGACACCTCCGGCAACCGCAAGAAGGGCATGTACGTGAAGGCAGACTTTGTCTACGACGCCGAGGTTGATAGCTACACCTGCCCCGCCGGAAAGCAGTTGACCTACCGCTACACCCGCGAAGAGCGAGGCCTGAAGCACCGGCGTTACTGGCAGAATGATTGTCAGTATTGCCCTCTCAAGTCCCGCTGTACGACCGGCAAGGAGCGCCGCATCACCCGCTGGGAGCACGAACATCTGATCGATGAGATGTATGATCGGATGGAGCGCGACCCAAACCTGATGCGCGTCCGGCGGTGCACAGTCGAGCACCCTTTCGGGACACTCAAAGCATGGATGGGGGCAACCCATTTCCAGATGCGAAAGCTAAAGAACGTGCGTGCCGAGATGGCGTTGCATGTCCTTGCTTATAATATCAAACGAATGATCAACATCGTGGGAATTGGTCCTTTAATGAAGGCAATTGCAACATAATTAGCCGTATTTCGAGCGCAAAAAGCGGTACGATCACGGCCGCCATGGCGCATATGAGCCGCCATGGCTGTCTCAGCCTCAAATTACCCGATACGCCACAGGACAAGGAAAACCTTGAGGCATTGGCAAGAGTTTCCACACAGCCTCGGCCCAATGCCGCCGTTCATCGCCATGGGTTGAGCCGTATTACGACTGCCTCAAAGCGGTCTTACGCCGATTATGCAGCAGGATCGTCCTTCTCATTTCCGAGTAAGGGGATTCTCGGCTGACACTCGGTCACTCTTGAAATTGATCACAGAAATTACGACCGCTTCCATATTCAAAGTGAGGAACCGCGGTGTGGACGAACAAACCGGAACCGCCGATTGCTGATCGTGCTCGTCAAAGAAAGTGGCTGCATCGGTGTTTTTGCTGCACTGCAAATGGGTCCATCCTTCGAAACCTTGGAGATGATTTGAAACCATTCCAGTCACAGAGGCTTGGTACTGAGGGCCCAACATGCTGTATTGCTGAACAAGAGGTGTTTTTGTTGCAATGGCCGCACCGGCATGACGCCAAAAACTCAGGGGAGAAGTACTACAACATGATATCGTTGGAACTCAAAGCAATCTGGAGCATTTCTGCGTCCATGCGATGTGGGGGCTGGCGCGTGCTTTCCCTTCTGTTTGCATTTCTCTGGATAGCAACTCCGCTGGCTGCACAGGTCGATCCCTCTGGAATGCTCGCAGAGAATCTTACGGTGACCGGCAAGGGATGGGGTCAACTTGCCGAACTTCACGAGATGGGTCAGTTCCTTCTTGGCTTGATCGAGGTAACAGTAATGACTGCGGTGATCGCCTACCATCCGGCAACCCGCGCGGACCGACGCAAACTGGCTGAGTACCAGGTTCCAGGCACGTTGTTCGTCTACGCCCTGATTGGCATGGTGGTCGGCTTTCTGGTCATGAACCACGGCGCCATCATCGGATTCGTGATTTTTGGTATTGGCGGGTTGTTACGCTTTCGTACCGATGCGGGCCAGATGTCGGACACCATGCGCCTAATCCTGGTGACGCTGGTCGGGCTCTGCGTTGGACTCGATCTGCCCGTCATGGCGCTGATCACCACGGCAAGTGCTTGGGCGATCGTGTACGTGTTCGGTGCCTCGCCACATCATGTCGTCGAGGTGAAATTCGCCGAGAAGCATGCCACACCGCAGGCGCGCGAGGACTTTGAGGCTGGTCTGAAATCTGCCGGGTTTTCGATTGCCGGACTGAGCAAGGCGAAGGCCAAGCACACGTTTTCCTTCACTGTTGTCGGTGGCCGGAGCGGTTCTCGTGATGCCCTTGTACACGCGATGATGGACCTCGACGCCGCGAACCCGGAGCTGATATCCGATTGGCACCTTGCATGATTCCGTCTTCGCGATGATCTTCTCGGCAATACGATTTTGGTTGATTTTGATGCTCCTGACCGGGGTCGCTTCGGCGGCACTGGCCGGTTGTGGCCATCCTTCCGTAAGATTTCTGAAAAGCGGTCGGATTGCGGACAAAGCGTCGGGGTTTTCCGAACCCTCCGGACTTTCATTGGCAGAGGAGGCCGATCAATTCCTGAGCGTCAGCGACGACACGTCGGCGCTGTTCATGCTCAATCTCGATGGTCGGCTCGAAACACCGCCCGATGCAATTGTCGAGGTCAAAGAACTTGAAGGTGTCGTGTTTGACCCCGTCGGAAACCGTATCCTCGCTGTGAGCGAGAGCGCTGCCGGTATCTTGGTGATCGGCCCCCGGTCGGGCGAGCCGGAGTTGGTCTTGCTGGATGACATGCTGGGCTATAAACTTATCCGAAAAATCTTAAAGACCTCTGATTCCAATGACGGTCTCGAAGGAATCGCCATCGACTCGGAGCGTGACCGGGTCTACCTGCTCAAGGAGAAGCGCCCACGGCTTCTTCTGGAGCTGTCCATGGATCTGACCGAAATTCTGCGGGTAAGGGAACTGACGCCTGCACTCGGTTTCGTCGATGATGACCAGTCGGATCGCCACCTCGATGTGTCTGGCTTGACGCTGGATGCGCCGACCGGATGC is a window from the Falsiruegeria litorea R37 genome containing:
- a CDS encoding relaxase/mobilization nuclease domain-containing protein, coding for MIISFFSTGTGGGAAPVDYLTAREVLAYDENRNLFRDDNGEPQTKIRDPLPVVLHGNPDQTRDLIDASSNKWSYTAGVISFADSDDPSPAAQQEAIELFEALALAGLDRDQYDCLWVRHTHEGNVELHFCTPRLELSTGKALNIAPPGHENAFSSLRDLLNKTHGWADPLDPERARKVRATIEAPTRAQGREALHDWILDQISVGTITDRASMIDALTDAGFEIPRASKNYITAKDPDTGERWRLKGEIFHDDWQAEPPRREIERGPGDSTQRPRRLDGISTGELQERFQQHCDQRAAYNRDRYQVLSERQQERVGKTERDDQALVDDLTLGDRGDGLILDRDSADRELVLDGFDHALGDDEAWPDTDRTGWADMGDAGPRPDRIEDLHHGRDAGHLYRDQGTLDDTDPDSIGTRIARIRRAVGDGLREFSQGIARLGEALDQQDRKQGEWLGALRGAIDEITSHVRHHIGRLAARGAELRDASGGFRDQLETSERRREAAERELDARDSHRSAGHSL
- a CDS encoding SdiA-regulated domain-containing protein yields the protein MIFSAIRFWLILMLLTGVASAALAGCGHPSVRFLKSGRIADKASGFSEPSGLSLAEEADQFLSVSDDTSALFMLNLDGRLETPPDAIVEVKELEGVVFDPVGNRILAVSESAAGILVIGPRSGEPELVLLDDMLGYKLIRKILKTSDSNDGLEGIAIDSERDRVYLLKEKRPRLLLELSMDLTEILRVRELTPALGFVDDDQSDRHLDVSGLTLDAPTGCLWIVSDRAERLFLFDPSGSSPTRSYALGWLDGDKPREVPHAEGVAHDARSERLYIVNDNGKASRLFTYEILRDGAGQ